In one window of Acidobacteriota bacterium DNA:
- a CDS encoding trehalose-6-phosphate synthase, with product MLKKYKGKLLLVSNRLPVSVAKKGESVFLKPSVGGLATGVGSFYKSYRSLWIGWPGVVLSGGEKERRMIEEILREENCLPVFLSPYDIENFYRGFCNKTIWPLFHYFPLYTVFSDRFWRAYKRVNQIFCEAVLDVAEEKDIIWVHDFQLMLLPKLIRERLPGAKIGFFLHIPFPSFEMFRLLPWRREILEGILGADLIGFHTYDYALYFLNSVRRILGYEPTFGQMFVGDRVVRADAFPMGIDYDRFAKGVEDPSVQREISRIRRKVRNYKIILSVDRLDYTKGI from the coding sequence ATGCTGAAGAAATACAAAGGTAAATTGCTTTTGGTCTCCAATAGGCTTCCGGTGAGCGTAGCGAAGAAGGGGGAAAGTGTTTTCTTGAAGCCGAGTGTTGGTGGGTTGGCCACCGGGGTGGGTTCTTTCTATAAGTCGTACCGGAGCCTATGGATCGGTTGGCCCGGGGTTGTGCTTAGTGGCGGAGAAAAAGAGCGGAGGATGATAGAAGAAATCCTAAGGGAGGAGAATTGCCTCCCGGTTTTTCTTTCCCCTTATGATATTGAGAATTTCTATCGTGGTTTCTGCAACAAGACAATCTGGCCCCTATTCCATTATTTCCCCCTTTATACCGTGTTTAGCGACAGGTTCTGGAGGGCGTACAAGCGGGTGAACCAGATCTTCTGCGAGGCGGTGCTCGATGTCGCCGAGGAGAAGGATATCATATGGGTCCACGATTTTCAGTTGATGTTGCTCCCCAAGCTGATCAGGGAGAGGCTACCCGGGGCGAAGATAGGTTTTTTCCTTCATATACCGTTTCCCTCCTTCGAGATGTTTCGTCTCCTTCCCTGGCGAAGGGAGATATTGGAGGGGATATTGGGGGCGGACCTCATAGGTTTTCATACCTACGATTATGCCCTTTATTTTTTAAACAGTGTCCGGAGGATATTGGGTTATGAGCCGACCTTCGGGCAGATGTTCGTTGGCGATCGGGTGGTGCGAGCGGACGCCTTCCCTATGGGAATAGATTACGATAGATTTGCCAAAGGAGTGGAGGATCCCTCGGTTCAGAGGGAGATCAGCAGGATCAGGAGGAAGGTGAGGAATTATAAGATCATCCTCTCGGTGGATCGGCTCGATTACACCAAGGGGATC
- a CDS encoding glycosyltransferase, which translates to MRTLEDYRDIVGKEVIADIHRRARRLYGVHILHINSTCIGGGVAEILNSFIPLMNDIGVDAGWRLFHGNPDFFTITKKFHNALQGEPINFTEMKKKLYIQANETFSSYTHIDHDCVFIHDPQPLPLVKFYKKKQPWVWRCHVDLSHPNRELWRFLEGFILRYDAMIISDEKYRKDIPIEQRVIYPTIDPLSPKNKELAPKVIAKYLKKFGIPNDKPIILQVSRFDKWKDPKGVIEVFELVKEEVDCRLVLCGNMATDDPEGALIYDEVKEKAKKWMEKGDIILITYDNNILVNALQRQAAVVVQKSIREGFGLAVTEALWKEKPVVASNVGGIPLQIKDGESGFLVEPRDTEGFAERILKILKDPELAKGLGKKGKETVRKNFLITRALIDYLDLLCDLLS; encoded by the coding sequence ATGCGAACCTTGGAGGATTATCGGGATATTGTAGGGAAGGAGGTAATAGCTGATATCCACAGGCGGGCGAGGCGCCTTTATGGAGTGCATATACTCCATATCAACTCCACCTGTATCGGTGGTGGGGTTGCTGAGATCCTCAACAGCTTCATCCCCCTGATGAACGATATAGGGGTTGATGCGGGCTGGCGCCTTTTTCACGGGAACCCGGATTTCTTCACCATCACCAAGAAGTTCCACAACGCCCTCCAGGGGGAGCCGATAAATTTCACCGAGATGAAGAAGAAGCTTTACATCCAAGCCAACGAGACCTTCTCCTCCTATACCCACATCGACCATGATTGTGTTTTCATCCACGATCCCCAGCCACTTCCTTTGGTTAAGTTTTATAAGAAGAAACAACCTTGGGTCTGGCGTTGTCATGTGGACCTGTCCCATCCCAACCGGGAGCTGTGGCGTTTCCTCGAGGGGTTCATCCTCAGGTACGATGCGATGATCATCTCCGATGAGAAATACCGCAAGGATATCCCTATAGAACAGAGGGTGATCTATCCCACCATCGATCCCCTCTCCCCCAAGAATAAGGAGCTGGCGCCCAAGGTTATCGCTAAATATCTCAAGAAATTCGGCATCCCAAACGATAAGCCTATAATACTCCAGGTGTCGCGATTCGATAAATGGAAGGACCCGAAGGGGGTAATAGAGGTGTTCGAGCTGGTCAAGGAGGAGGTTGATTGCCGACTGGTCCTCTGCGGGAATATGGCGACCGACGATCCCGAAGGAGCCCTCATCTACGATGAGGTTAAGGAAAAGGCAAAGAAGTGGATGGAGAAGGGCGATATCATTCTCATCACCTACGATAACAATATATTGGTGAATGCCCTTCAGCGGCAGGCGGCGGTGGTCGTCCAGAAGTCGATCCGGGAAGGATTTGGGCTGGCGGTGACCGAAGCTTTATGGAAGGAGAAACCGGTAGTTGCCTCCAATGTGGGCGGTATCCCACTTCAGATAAAGGATGGGGAGAGCGGTTTCCTGGTCGAACCAAGGGATACAGAGGGTTTTGCTGAAAGGATATTGAAGATTTTGAAGGACCCCGAATTGGCGAAGGGTTTGGGAAAGAAGGGCAAGGAGACGGTTAGGAAGAACTTCCTCATCACCAGAGCCCTGATCGATTATCTCGATCTCTTGTGTGACCTTCTGAGCTAA
- the csm5 gene encoding type III-A CRISPR-associated RAMP protein Csm5 translates to MSVREIRRYRFKVLTPLHIGNGEKLSSHYDFIVKGDIYFRIDIDRLIENPMQAQALSRSLERKDFKIGFFLAERGIQPEKVSQYTCRLEGGTINKKEVNQHIRDIHHRPFIPGSSIKGAIRTAVFCYLLRRDIGKLKRAIELLSKEDNKRKPKNFDDELMGEVLGKDPHHDLLRLLSVSDSTPFAKEWQAIRKVAVSQLNGKKILDIFVEAVEPKAEGEVEISWNKHLLFRIIQEKKEGKFPLLDGLNGFDGLLSIIRDYSEKLLERERKVYEGGEYSRVRETIDKLLREQKNKEKGFLLPLGWGGGMATKTVLHLIDDLKSLKDLFKRIGRGKPKFTQVGGKVTFPRTRRIAYEGNTLSFPLGWVSFEEVEK, encoded by the coding sequence ATGAGCGTAAGAGAGATTAGAAGATACCGCTTTAAGGTCCTTACCCCCCTCCATATCGGGAATGGTGAAAAACTTTCTTCCCACTACGATTTCATTGTCAAAGGAGATATTTATTTCAGGATCGACATTGATCGCCTCATTGAAAACCCAATGCAGGCACAAGCCCTTTCCCGCTCTTTAGAAAGAAAAGACTTTAAGATCGGATTTTTCCTCGCGGAAAGAGGAATTCAGCCAGAAAAGGTCTCTCAATATACCTGTCGATTGGAGGGAGGGACTATAAATAAAAAAGAGGTTAATCAGCACATCCGCGATATTCACCATCGACCTTTTATCCCCGGAAGTTCGATAAAAGGAGCAATCCGCACCGCTGTATTTTGTTATCTCCTTAGGAGGGATATCGGTAAGCTCAAAAGAGCTATCGAGCTTTTATCCAAAGAGGATAATAAAAGAAAGCCGAAGAATTTTGATGATGAGTTGATGGGAGAGGTGTTGGGTAAGGATCCCCATCATGACTTACTCCGACTGCTTTCCGTTTCCGATAGCACCCCCTTTGCTAAAGAGTGGCAAGCTATTCGAAAAGTGGCGGTCTCCCAATTAAACGGCAAGAAGATATTGGATATTTTTGTTGAAGCAGTAGAGCCAAAAGCAGAGGGCGAGGTAGAGATTTCTTGGAATAAGCATCTATTATTTAGGATTATCCAAGAAAAAAAGGAGGGTAAATTTCCCTTACTCGATGGTTTAAATGGGTTTGATGGGTTGCTCTCTATTATTAGAGACTACTCTGAGAAGCTACTCGAAAGGGAGAGGAAGGTATATGAAGGGGGCGAATATTCGAGGGTAAGAGAAACCATAGATAAGTTATTGCGAGAGCAAAAAAATAAGGAAAAGGGTTTCCTTCTTCCTTTAGGCTGGGGCGGAGGAATGGCTACCAAAACGGTGCTCCATTTAATAGATGATCTGAAATCTCTTAAGGACCTCTTTAAAAGGATTGGGAGAGGAAAACCCAAGTTTACTCAGGTGGGAGGGAAAGTAACTTTCCCCCGTACTCGGCGGATCGCTTATGAGGGAAATACCCTCTCCTTTCCCTTAGGCTGGGTTTCCTTCGAGGAGGTTGAGAAATGA
- the csm4 gene encoding type III-A CRISPR-associated RAMP protein Csm4 — protein sequence MIERVKLIPRGAFHLGERGIGLEETAEIIHSDTLFSAFCHAFLLLYGEGELTLLLQRFRESDPPFLITSAFPYLEFKDLYDLFFFPCPRLWRDEGSKKEKRSVGDRKFAKKAIYVSKKVFTRLISGEEVEPPKGGEKELLSGKCWLSEEECENLKRELNEVRFLNEFSFFKEEEVPRVTLDRVQGRANIFYFSRIRFHQSPSRSAGYFFLIRYLDEKVRGKFQSALRLLGDMGIGGDRSGGNGQFTPSFEEDNLPSPSSPSHFVTLSLYYPKREEIKEGLIGDEASYELILRDGWIYSPRLKKGLRRKGVRMFTEGSVLVDIGRDEMGALVDVSPEVGDNALPHPVYRYGFAFKIGVEIK from the coding sequence ATGATCGAACGGGTTAAGCTTATTCCTCGAGGAGCATTTCATTTGGGAGAACGGGGAATAGGGCTTGAGGAGACAGCGGAGATCATCCATTCCGACACCCTGTTTTCCGCCTTTTGTCATGCGTTTCTCCTCCTTTATGGGGAAGGTGAGCTTACTCTGCTTCTTCAAAGGTTTCGAGAGAGCGATCCTCCGTTTCTTATCACATCGGCTTTCCCTTATTTGGAGTTTAAGGATCTATACGATCTATTCTTCTTTCCCTGTCCTCGCTTGTGGAGGGATGAAGGTAGTAAGAAAGAGAAGAGATCTGTGGGTGATCGTAAGTTCGCTAAGAAAGCGATCTATGTATCAAAGAAGGTTTTTACCAGATTGATTTCAGGAGAGGAGGTAGAGCCGCCAAAGGGAGGTGAAAAAGAGCTTCTTTCTGGTAAATGTTGGCTTTCTGAAGAGGAGTGCGAGAATCTTAAACGAGAGCTTAATGAGGTTAGATTCTTAAACGAGTTTTCCTTTTTCAAGGAGGAAGAGGTTCCTCGAGTAACCTTGGATAGGGTTCAAGGAAGGGCGAACATCTTTTACTTCAGCCGTATTCGTTTTCACCAAAGCCCATCTCGATCTGCCGGTTATTTTTTCTTGATTCGCTATCTGGATGAGAAGGTGAGAGGAAAATTTCAATCAGCCCTGAGACTACTCGGTGATATGGGGATTGGTGGTGATCGTAGCGGTGGGAATGGCCAGTTTACCCCCTCCTTCGAGGAGGATAATCTTCCTTCTCCCTCTTCCCCTTCTCATTTCGTCACCCTTTCCCTCTATTACCCGAAGCGAGAGGAGATAAAGGAGGGGTTGATCGGGGATGAGGCTTCCTATGAGCTTATATTAAGAGATGGCTGGATATATTCTCCCAGGCTTAAGAAGGGCTTAAGGAGGAAGGGGGTCAGAATGTTCACTGAAGGTTCCGTTTTGGTTGATATTGGGAGGGATGAAATGGGAGCTTTGGTCGATGTCTCTCCAGAAGTTGGGGATAATGCTCTCCCCCATCCGGTTTATCGCTATGGATTTGCCTTTAAGATAGGAGTTGAGATCAAATGA